In a single window of the Rhodamnia argentea isolate NSW1041297 chromosome 2, ASM2092103v1, whole genome shotgun sequence genome:
- the LOC115749881 gene encoding chaperone protein DnaJ-like, producing MQNPNRTEAERLLGVAEKLLLSRDLSGSKDFAVLAQETEPLLEGSDQILAIVEVLLATEKRVNNHHDWYAILQIGPRSDEHDLIKRQYRRLALLLHPDKNKYPYADQAFRFVAGAWAVLSDPGKKSLYDKEFNLFSKVDLSAAAAAAAGAKLPVRRSGQLNRSFGQQEPVGGSGSGHGKGSEKPAGAAARTTSFWTACPYCYVVYEYPAVYEECCLRCQSCDRAFHAVAIGAPPPVVPGKEAYHCCWAVFPLGFTVGKFEGGDKVGPIEGGLPNWFPQQSADKNAGVAPQQQPAAAPAPKKKRGRPRKNPL from the coding sequence CGTCCTGGCCCAGGAGACCGAGCCCCTCCTCGAGGGGTCCGACCAGATCTTGGCCATCGTCGAGGTCCTCCTCGCCACCGAGAAGCGCGTCAACAACCACCACGACTGGTACGCCATCCTCCAAATCGGTCCCAGATCCGACGAGCACGATCTCATCAAGCGCCAGTACCGCCGCCtcgccctcctcctccacccGGACAAGAACAAGTACCCCTACGCCGATCAGGCCTTCCGCTTCGTCGCCGGCGCCTGGGCCGTCCTCTCCGATCCCGGTAAGAAATCCCTCTACGACAAGGAGTTCAATTTGTTCTCCAAGGTCGATTTGTCGGCAGCAGCGGCCGCTGCAGCGGGGGCGAAATTGCCCGTGCGGAGGAGCGGCCAGCTGAACAGGAGCTTCGGCCAGCAGGAGCCGGTGGGTGGCAGCGGAAGCGGGCATGGCAAGGGGAGCGAGAAACCGGCGGGAGCTGCGGCGAGGACGACGAGCTTCTGGACCGCATGCCCGTACTGCTACGTGGTGTACGAGTACCCTGCCGTGTACGAGGAGTGTTGCTTGAGGTGCCAGAGCTGTGACAGGGCGTTCCACGCGGTGGCGATCGGGGCGCCACCACCTGTCGTGCCTGGGAAGGAGGCGTACCACTGCTGCTGGGCGGTGTTCCCTTTAGGGTTCACGGTCGGGAAGTTCGAGGGCGGAGATAAGGTCGGACCCATTGAGGGCGGGCTGCCTAATTGGTTCCCGCAGCAGTCGGCAGATAAGAATGCCGGGGTGGCTCCGCAGCAGCAGCCAGCTGCCGCTCCGgcgccgaagaagaagagggggagGCCGCGGAAGAACCCGTTGTAA